TTATCGTTTTCAGTTAGTTTTCTAGGACTCATGCTTTCTCAATCAAACTCACGTTAGTGTTGCTTTGTTGTTACTCAGGATACCAATTATCCCAGGGATATTGATCGATACTTTGGGATCGATTTTAACTAGGAGTATTGTTTATCTTCAATAGTCTATCCTGTTGGGCGGAACTTAGTAACTTTGGCTACAGTCAAGCAGGTAATTTTCGCTTAATTTCTGAAATAAGTAATCTATCTTCTAATTATTGATAACTAATAACTGATAAATTATTGAATGGTTGACGTAAAGTTTAGTTAGGATCGAAAACTCAATGGTAAATATGCTTAAGCCCAATGCTCAACCAGCTTTACTGGTGTTGGCTGATGGAACGACCTATCGTGGCTGGTCATTTGGGGCAGCAGGTACTACGGTTGGGGAAGTGGTATTTAATACGGGCATGACAGGATACCAAGAGGTTTTGACCGATCCGAGCTATTCTGGCCAGATCATTACTTTTACCTATCCTGAATTGGGTAACACGGGAGTCAATCCTGATGATGAAGAATCCGCTACGGTGCAGGCTAAAGCAGTAATTGCGCGCAATGTTACCGATCGCCCTAGTAACTGGCGTTCGACTCAATCTTTACCAGAATATTTACAGGAAAGAAATATTCCAGGTATTTATGGCATTGATACGCGATCGCTAACTCGAAAACTCAGAGACTATGGTGCAATTAACGGTGGCGTTTCCACAGAAATACTCGATCCTGAAAAACTGTTAGATATAGTGCAGCAAGCACCTGACATGGCTGGATTAAATTTAGTTAAAGAAATAACCACTGCTCAAGTTTATGAGTGGTCAGAAGAAACAGAAGCAGAATGGGAATTTGCTGCCAATGCGAATACAGAGCGTCCATTGACTGTGGTGGCGATCGATTTTGGTGTTAAGCGCAATATTTTACGCCGTTTAGCGAGCTATGGATGCAAAGTAATTGTTGTACCTGCTAATACTCCCAGTGCAGAAATCTTAGCCTACAATCCTGACGGTATTTTTCTTTCCAATGGCCCTGGAGATCCTGCTGCGGTTACCGAGGGTATTGCCGTTACCAAAGAATTACTCGCGGCTGAAAAACCTACCTTTGGGATTTGCATGGGTCATCAAATCTTGGGTCTATCCTTGGGTGCAGAAACTTTTAAGCTTAAATTTGGACATCGTGGCTTAAATCAGCCCGCAGGTTTACAAAAGCAAATTGAAATTACCAGTCAAAATCATGGCTTTGCGATCGCCGCCGAATCTTTAGGTGCAGATGTCGAAATAACTCATCTTAATCTCAACGATCAAACTGTAGCGGGTTTACGTCATAAAACCCTGCCCTTTTTCTCCGTACAGTATCACCCTGAAGCTAGTCCAGGGCCTCATGATGCGGATTATTTGTTTGAGAATTTTGTTAAGTTAATGCAGGAAGCAAAAGATTCATGACTACCGATTAAGCTCTCAATAAGTACCCTATTATTTTCATGCTATACTTGTACTTATTAAAGGACACCTTGAAACGTCATGGAAATAGTAAATTATTCAGAAGCGAGAGAAAACTTCAAACAGGTTTTAGATCGGGTAAGTGATGATTGCGACTCTACTTTAATCAAAAGAAGAGACCATGAAGATATCGTCCTGCTGTCAAAAAGTCACTACGATTCAATCATGGAGACATTGTATTTAATGCGTTCTCCCGCTAATGCTCAACATTTGATGGAGGCGATCGCCAGAGATCAAGCTGGAGAAGGAGAGCGTCACGAATTGATTGATGAGTCCTAAAGGATACCGCTTCGCATATGATTTAATTTGGGACAGTAAGGCTTGGCAAGATTATATTTACTGGCAGGGTCAAGACAAGAAAACTCTCAAGAGAATTAACCGACTCATCCGAGATACTTTGGCTACTCCGTTTGAGGGAATTGGTAAACCCGAGCCTTTAAAAGAAAATTTGTCTGGCTACTGGTCGAGAAGAATTGATGAAACTAACAGATTGGTCTATCGAGTAGGAGAAGACTATATCAAAATTATTTCTTGTCGATATCACTATTAGAAAGCGTTCTCGCCTTTGTATAGTAGGCACAAATAACCCATAATAAAAACCATTTCAAGACGAGCTAGTCTCAGAGCGATCACCCTAAATTCACTAAATATTTGCAAATCGGGCTAATGTCTAAAGTGAAAAATACTGTTGATCGAGTAAATTTTTTGCGTCTTTTTATAGATACTAATGATTTGCACTGATGTTTCCAAAAAGTTATTAAGCTAATATATTGATCGAATTTTAGCTATAAACAATCTAAAAATGGAAGCAATAAAATTGTGGCAAATTATAGATCAGCAACAAATTAAAGGTATTGAGCGAGCCAAAGTAGATTATGAAGCACGTCTAGAAACTTGGATTAAAAATGATATTTCTATTATTTCTAATAATCTTATGGTTATTGGAACACAAGTTCAAACTTCTTACGGTCATAAAATCGATATTTTAGCAATAAATAGTAGTGGAGAGTTAGTAGTAATTGAATTAAAAAGAGATAAAACTTATAGAGAAGTTGTCGTACAAGGGCTTGATTACGCTACTTGGGTTAAAAATTTAACTTATGATGAAATAAATACTATTTTTAATAAAAATAATCCAGATGCTTTAGAGTTATCGGAATCTTTTAGTGAAAAATTTAACCTAGAGATTGAAGAATATAATACTGACCATAAAATTTTAATTGTTGGTTCTGAAATTGATGATTCAACTAAAAGAATAATTGAATATTTATCAGGAGAACCATATAATGTCAATATTAATGCTTTATCTTTTAATTATTTTAAAGACAGTGAAAATAAAGAATATTTAGCTCAATCTTTTATCTTACCAGAATCTACTCTTGTTGAACCCAGTCAAACTAAAATCAAAAGAAAAGGGATATCAACTATCAAATCCTTATTTGAGAGTAATAAACTTGAAATTGGACAAAAATTAATCTTCAAGCCTGCAAAAGAAGCAGGTAAATATAATGAAACTGATTTTATTGCTATCATTCAAAATAATCAAACAAATTGCTTAAAAAGAGCTACAGATAGCCAATGCTATTCTTTAAGTAAACTAAGAGAAATAATTGTGAATGAATTAGGTTTGACTAATATAAGAGCAAATTGGGGGTTTGGTGTTAGGTATGAATGGATAACTGAAGATGGTAAAAGTTTGGCAGATTTAAATAAAGAACCATAATAATGGCTATTAATAACAAAAAAACATTCATATTTTTGACGACAACTATCGGCTTAAATTTAATAATTTGGCTCAATTTTGTCTATACTTTTCCAGTTTTAGCCCAACCAGTAAATTGTACTAATTATGGGGCAAATCCCAATACAAAAAACCCAAAATGTTTTAGTGTAACTGGATCAAATAATTATCGAGGCACTGACAGTAACCAGATCTCATTAGAACAGGCTTTCGCAGGGCAGAAAAGCAACATTCAAGTTCAAGGGACAGGAAGAGTAATTAAACTGCTGCCAGACGATCTTGATGGAGGCAGACATCAAAGGTTTATCCTTAAATTGGCTTCTGGTCAAACCTTATTAATAGCTCATAATATCGATTTAGCTCCAAGAATTAGTTTGCTTCACCTAGGGGATTTAGTATCTTTTTTTGGTGAATATGAATGGAATTCTCAAGGTGGTGTAATACATTGGACTCATCGAGATCCTAACGGTAGACATATTGGAGGTTGGATCAAACATGCTGGCAAAATATACCAGTAAACTACTTGTTAAGCGCGATTAGGCTCCCCTAAAGGATATGCGTAGCGGTATGCTTTAGCACTAGCTCCGCGTCGCGCCTAGCCTTCGGATCGCGCTATTTGCATATCTTGCTAATGTCTGGAGTGGGAAATATTGTTGATAGAGATGATATTTTAAATAGAAATGACAGGGAAAACCAGTGCCAGTGAACTGAGGTTCATCCCATGTGCCATCGGACTTTTGGGTATTGAGTAAATATTCTATGCCACGCTCAACGGTTGCTTGTCCTGCAAAATTAGTACCTTCCATAGCTGCCATAATTCCTATTAATGCCCAAGAGGTTTGAGAAGCAGTACTAATGCCGATACCCTTAAGACTTTTGTTGTCATAGCTAGCGCAGGTCTCACCCCAACCCCCATCAGCATTTTGACAGCTAACTAACCAAGCTGCACCTTTATTGATCTCTGTCTGATAACGAATTGGCGCTATTAAACTTAAAGCAGCCAAAACCCCGCTAGTACCGTAGATATAATTAACGCCCCAGCGTCCAAACCAACTACCGTCGGCTGATTGTTCTTTAATTAAATAGGCGATCGCTTTTTGCACCCGTACATCGTCCATCGAGAGATTACATTCTCCCAGCATTTCTAAAACCCTTGCCGTCACGTCGGCAGTATTGGGGTCGATCATTGCTTTTAAGTCGCCGTAAGGAATCAGGTTGATCCAGTCCTGATCGTTATCTAGGTCGAAGGCTGCCCAACCTCCAGGTTTGCATTGCATGGATGTGATCCAGTTGAGACAACGAGCGATCGCCTGTTGTTTTTGTGCCTCATTAGGAAGTTTAATCTGAGATAGTCCCATTACTACTACCGCTGAATCATCTAAATCGGGATAGAAGCGATTATCATATTCAAATGCCCAGCCACCAGGAGTTCCAGCTTTATTTTTGACCGCCCAGTCACCATAATCTAAGATCTGCTTATCTAACAACCATTCTCCCGCCTTGACTAAAGCAGGATGATCGGCAGCAATTCCCGACTCAGCTAGAGCGCGTAAGCACCAAGCCGTATCCCACACAGGAGAAACGCAAGGTTGAACACGATAGCTATCTTCTGTCTCCAGGGAAAAGTTATCAACAGCCCTCAGACCTCTTTGTACCACAGGATCGTTCACGTCATAATCCAAACTGCGTAGAGCAAGAAGAGAATTAAGCATCGCGGGAATAATTCCCCCCCAATCTCCCGTAGCTTCCTGTCTTTCTAAGATCCACTTTTCCGCAGCAGCCAGACCTTCTTCACGTAACGGCACTACGTTGAAGTTTTCCGCTAGCTTAAAAACACCATCAAGCAGAACAAAAACATCTGTCCAATCATTGCTACGAGGTAATTCATAACGAACATTAGCAACTCCTTCGGTGTAGAGTTCATCAAGATTAATCGGTGTATCCAGCTTAAATATCGGCTTGCGATCGAAGACAATTAGGAGGGGAACAGTACTACTCCTTGCCCAGCTAGACATCTCGTAGATCGTGAAGGGAGATGCTTCAGGTAACAGCATGATCGATGGCGGAATTGAGGGTAATCCTTGCCAGTCATAGCAGCCAATCAGTGCTAGGTGCATCTTCGTAAAAATTCTAGTTTTACTAATACCCCCCTGTTGCAGAATAAATTTTTTCGCTTTAACTAAGACAGGATCTGTTGGCTCAACTCCCAATAAACGTAGCGCCATGTAAGCTTCCACCGTAGTCGAAAGCTCACCACCATCACCGTAGTATAATTCCCAGCCACCATGTTGACGCTGTTGCGATCGCAAGTAAGTTTCTGCTTTGTCTAAAGGTCGTTGCTTGTCAGTCCCCCAAATCTTATGTAACAGCACAACTTCTGCCGTAATAGTGACGTTAGATTCCAATTCGGCACACCAATAGCCAGCAGATTCTTGAATTGATAATAAATAATTTTGGCTACGAGCGATCGCCTTTTGAACTCGATGCTGAATTGCTACTGTCACCTTAATTCACTCCTACTTAATCTAAGCTACTGGATTTTACAATCAACTTTTACTGAGTTAGGTTGATTTTTGTTACCTTGGTTCGCGATCGCCAACTTTATTAGTAAACTTTAAAATAAAAATACCTAGTCAATAAAACTAGTAAATAAAATAATTATCGATCCGCTTTGAGCCTAACCTTAGTTAAAGTTAAAAAAATAAAAACTTAGATTTATTTTCCTGGCAA
Above is a genomic segment from Pleurocapsa minor HA4230-MV1 containing:
- the shc gene encoding squalene--hopene cyclase; translation: MKVTVAIQHRVQKAIARSQNYLLSIQESAGYWCAELESNVTITAEVVLLHKIWGTDKQRPLDKAETYLRSQQRQHGGWELYYGDGGELSTTVEAYMALRLLGVEPTDPVLVKAKKFILQQGGISKTRIFTKMHLALIGCYDWQGLPSIPPSIMLLPEASPFTIYEMSSWARSSTVPLLIVFDRKPIFKLDTPINLDELYTEGVANVRYELPRSNDWTDVFVLLDGVFKLAENFNVVPLREEGLAAAEKWILERQEATGDWGGIIPAMLNSLLALRSLDYDVNDPVVQRGLRAVDNFSLETEDSYRVQPCVSPVWDTAWCLRALAESGIAADHPALVKAGEWLLDKQILDYGDWAVKNKAGTPGGWAFEYDNRFYPDLDDSAVVVMGLSQIKLPNEAQKQQAIARCLNWITSMQCKPGGWAAFDLDNDQDWINLIPYGDLKAMIDPNTADVTARVLEMLGECNLSMDDVRVQKAIAYLIKEQSADGSWFGRWGVNYIYGTSGVLAALSLIAPIRYQTEINKGAAWLVSCQNADGGWGETCASYDNKSLKGIGISTASQTSWALIGIMAAMEGTNFAGQATVERGIEYLLNTQKSDGTWDEPQFTGTGFPCHFYLKYHLYQQYFPLQTLARYANSAIRRLGATRS
- a CDS encoding DUF3465 domain-containing protein yields the protein MAINNKKTFIFLTTTIGLNLIIWLNFVYTFPVLAQPVNCTNYGANPNTKNPKCFSVTGSNNYRGTDSNQISLEQAFAGQKSNIQVQGTGRVIKLLPDDLDGGRHQRFILKLASGQTLLIAHNIDLAPRISLLHLGDLVSFFGEYEWNSQGGVIHWTHRDPNGRHIGGWIKHAGKIYQ
- the carA gene encoding glutamine-hydrolyzing carbamoyl-phosphate synthase small subunit, producing the protein MLKPNAQPALLVLADGTTYRGWSFGAAGTTVGEVVFNTGMTGYQEVLTDPSYSGQIITFTYPELGNTGVNPDDEESATVQAKAVIARNVTDRPSNWRSTQSLPEYLQERNIPGIYGIDTRSLTRKLRDYGAINGGVSTEILDPEKLLDIVQQAPDMAGLNLVKEITTAQVYEWSEETEAEWEFAANANTERPLTVVAIDFGVKRNILRRLASYGCKVIVVPANTPSAEILAYNPDGIFLSNGPGDPAAVTEGIAVTKELLAAEKPTFGICMGHQILGLSLGAETFKLKFGHRGLNQPAGLQKQIEITSQNHGFAIAAESLGADVEITHLNLNDQTVAGLRHKTLPFFSVQYHPEASPGPHDADYLFENFVKLMQEAKDS
- a CDS encoding type II toxin-antitoxin system prevent-host-death family antitoxin, with amino-acid sequence MEIVNYSEARENFKQVLDRVSDDCDSTLIKRRDHEDIVLLSKSHYDSIMETLYLMRSPANAQHLMEAIARDQAGEGERHELIDES
- a CDS encoding Txe/YoeB family addiction module toxin, which codes for MSPKGYRFAYDLIWDSKAWQDYIYWQGQDKKTLKRINRLIRDTLATPFEGIGKPEPLKENLSGYWSRRIDETNRLVYRVGEDYIKIISCRYHY